From a region of the Tenggerimyces flavus genome:
- a CDS encoding helix-turn-helix transcriptional regulator: MRAERLLRLLLHLQTRGQSTVVQLARLLEVSPRTVQRDLDALSLAGVPVYSVRGRGGGWALLPDYRTRLTGLTPAEVMSVFVGATAHVLADLGIDASSDQAMAKLIATLPEPARRDAEFARQRLLIDHAGWDDHREAPRWLNHCRQAIWAERRLSITYRDPAEPFTVAPLGLVAKARTWYLVATRPDGAVRTYRLSRVTSASLTDEAFTRPRDFDLARHWDEAQRLFQASLPSYRIVLRVRGHAVRRFKAIGPVVSDVDGWSVVEADLENADEACAAVLAQAGDAVVVAPPELSTMVRQAASRIAESHS; the protein is encoded by the coding sequence GTGCGTGCCGAACGGCTCCTCCGACTCCTGCTGCACCTGCAGACCCGCGGTCAGTCGACCGTGGTCCAGCTCGCGCGGCTGCTGGAGGTCTCGCCGCGTACCGTCCAACGCGACCTGGACGCCCTGAGCCTCGCCGGCGTCCCGGTCTATTCGGTGCGCGGCCGGGGTGGCGGCTGGGCGCTCCTCCCCGACTACCGGACCCGCCTCACCGGCCTCACGCCGGCCGAGGTGATGTCGGTATTCGTCGGCGCGACCGCGCATGTCCTCGCCGATCTGGGCATCGACGCGTCCAGCGACCAGGCCATGGCCAAGCTCATCGCCACGCTGCCCGAGCCGGCCCGGCGCGACGCCGAGTTCGCTCGCCAACGGCTCCTGATCGACCACGCGGGCTGGGACGACCACCGGGAGGCGCCGCGCTGGCTGAACCATTGCCGGCAGGCGATCTGGGCGGAGCGGCGTCTCTCGATCACCTATCGCGATCCGGCGGAACCCTTCACTGTCGCGCCGCTCGGCCTCGTCGCCAAGGCACGCACGTGGTATCTGGTCGCGACCCGACCGGATGGTGCGGTGCGTACGTATCGACTGAGCCGGGTGACGTCGGCGTCGTTGACCGACGAGGCGTTCACGAGGCCTCGCGACTTCGATCTGGCCCGGCATTGGGACGAGGCTCAACGGCTGTTCCAGGCGTCCCTTCCGTCGTACCGGATCGTGCTGCGGGTACGTGGCCATGCCGTCCGGCGGTTCAAGGCCATCGGACCCGTGGTGTCGGACGTCGACGGTTGGTCCGTGGTCGAGGCGGACCTCGAGAACGCCGACGAGGCCTGCGCCGCCGTGCTTGCCCAGGCCGGTGACGCCGTGGTCGTCGCACCGCCGGAGCTGTCGACGATGGTGCGTCAGGCCGCAAGCAGGATTGCCGAATCCCACTCCTGA
- a CDS encoding ABC transporter ATP-binding protein, with protein sequence MSVAGAAVVVEDLCMTYRAPIRGSGWKETLGSVFHRRYREVPAVRNASFVLAPGEVVGFIGPNGAGKTTTMKILSGLLHATSGQVRVLGHSPWQRRADFLRRIAFIRGSQPVGGPQELTVLDTLRYQRLLYEVPPAEYQRSLDELTDLLDLEELLARQLRALSLGEKMRAGLALSLVYRPQVMFLDEPTLGLDVTGATTMRRFVAEYAQQTGATVLLTSHYLADVATLCPRLVLIDKGSVQYDGRLDDLAAKLSPYKLVRLTAPNADEERLRQAGDVIEASNGTWVLRVPREDVARTTARLLTELDVADLAVEEASLDVVIDRAYREGVG encoded by the coding sequence ATGAGCGTTGCTGGAGCAGCTGTGGTCGTGGAGGACCTGTGCATGACGTACCGGGCGCCGATCCGGGGGTCGGGGTGGAAGGAGACGCTGGGATCGGTCTTCCACCGGCGCTATCGAGAGGTGCCGGCCGTACGGAACGCCTCGTTCGTCCTCGCCCCCGGTGAGGTCGTCGGCTTCATCGGTCCGAACGGGGCCGGCAAGACGACGACGATGAAGATCCTCTCCGGGCTGCTGCACGCCACGTCCGGGCAGGTACGGGTGCTGGGACATTCGCCGTGGCAGCGCCGGGCGGACTTCCTCCGCCGGATCGCCTTCATCCGCGGGAGCCAGCCAGTGGGTGGACCCCAGGAGCTCACCGTTCTGGACACCCTGCGGTACCAGCGGTTGCTCTACGAGGTTCCGCCGGCCGAGTACCAACGTAGCCTCGACGAGCTCACCGACCTGCTCGACCTCGAGGAGCTGCTGGCGCGCCAGCTCCGAGCCTTGAGCCTGGGCGAGAAGATGCGTGCCGGCCTGGCCCTCTCGCTGGTGTACAGGCCGCAGGTGATGTTCCTCGACGAGCCGACGCTGGGGCTGGACGTCACCGGCGCGACCACGATGCGCCGGTTCGTCGCCGAGTACGCCCAGCAGACCGGCGCGACCGTCCTGCTGACCAGCCACTACCTGGCCGACGTCGCCACGCTGTGCCCGCGGCTCGTTCTCATCGACAAGGGCAGCGTGCAGTACGACGGACGGCTCGACGACCTGGCGGCGAAGCTGTCGCCGTACAAGCTCGTCCGACTGACCGCGCCGAACGCCGACGAGGAACGGCTCCGGCAGGCAGGCGACGTCATCGAGGCGTCGAACGGGACGTGGGTCCTCCGGGTGCCGCGCGAGGACGTCGCCCGAACCACCGCCCGGCTCCTCACCGAGCTCGACGTCGCGGATCTCGCCGTCGAGGAGGCCTCCCTCGACGTGGTCATCGATCGCGCGTACCGGGAGGGCGTCGGATGA
- a CDS encoding ABC transporter permease: protein MTAATRSMAGRLPLLIALRIRMEVLEWSGSWWFLLTLVVQAILGPLIGMFVWSAVYPDDPYVATYYVALLLVTVMTESFEQFTFSEKVYDGTISHDLLRPQPVVVNVIGTNLAIRLWLMIMGIPLALLTGLAFGVSLTWTAVLAAVPVFVLAATLSFCWIFLLSLTAFWTERVHAIVGFGWALNTLLGGTIAPLAFLPGPLREVGQVLPFYGMLGLPADVAAGRVHGLAPLLTGLGYQAAWITVFVVAAVLLWRAGVRRYTVVGA, encoded by the coding sequence ATGACCGCCGCCACCCGCTCGATGGCAGGCCGCCTACCGCTCCTGATCGCCCTGCGGATCCGCATGGAGGTGCTCGAGTGGTCCGGCAGCTGGTGGTTCCTGCTCACGTTGGTCGTCCAGGCGATCCTCGGCCCGCTGATCGGCATGTTCGTCTGGTCGGCGGTCTATCCCGACGACCCCTATGTCGCGACCTACTACGTCGCGCTGTTGCTGGTCACCGTGATGACGGAGTCGTTCGAGCAGTTCACGTTCTCCGAGAAGGTGTACGACGGAACGATCAGCCACGACCTGCTGCGGCCGCAGCCAGTCGTCGTCAACGTGATCGGCACCAATCTCGCGATCCGTCTCTGGCTGATGATCATGGGGATTCCCCTTGCACTGTTGACAGGGCTCGCGTTCGGCGTCTCGTTGACCTGGACCGCTGTCCTGGCAGCGGTTCCGGTCTTCGTGCTGGCAGCGACGCTCAGCTTCTGCTGGATCTTCCTGCTTTCCCTCACCGCGTTCTGGACCGAACGCGTGCACGCGATCGTGGGCTTCGGCTGGGCGCTGAACACCTTGCTGGGCGGCACGATCGCACCATTGGCGTTCCTGCCGGGGCCGCTGCGCGAGGTCGGTCAGGTGCTCCCGTTCTACGGAATGCTGGGTCTGCCGGCCGACGTCGCCGCGGGCCGCGTGCACGGCCTGGCCCCGCTGCTCACCGGCCTCGGCTACCAGGCCGCCTGGATCACGGTGTTCGTCGTCGCCGCCGTCCTCCTGTGGCGCGCCGGGGTCCGTCGCTACACGGTGGTGGGCGCATGA
- a CDS encoding ABC transporter permease, translating into MKLLRLFAAGFSRSAQATLTFRINLLFDIVQSVIGLLASLATVFVVYARTDSLAGWTEAEAYVLIGTFQLLSSLKSTFIDPNLSWFPENGIRQGKLDAYLLQPAPTLFLASLARSTPLALIRFVLGTVVIVLGVSGQGRLPTPGAILAWIVTLAAALAVTWAMGVLLACLAFWAPRLQLDVFYGSAWELGRYPTDIYRRPLRFVLTYVFPLALIATVPTTTLLGGPRLVLLVPCVIGAAIACCLAVGCWRLGLRRYTGATS; encoded by the coding sequence ATGAAACTGCTCAGGCTCTTCGCCGCCGGGTTCAGCAGATCCGCGCAAGCCACGCTCACGTTCCGGATCAACCTGCTCTTCGACATCGTGCAGTCGGTCATCGGCCTTCTCGCCAGCCTCGCGACCGTGTTCGTGGTGTACGCGCGCACCGACTCGTTGGCCGGCTGGACCGAAGCCGAGGCCTACGTGCTGATCGGCACGTTCCAACTGCTCAGCAGTCTGAAGAGCACGTTCATCGACCCGAACCTCTCCTGGTTTCCGGAGAACGGCATCCGCCAAGGCAAGCTCGACGCGTACCTGCTGCAACCCGCGCCCACGCTCTTCCTCGCCAGCCTGGCCAGGTCCACCCCACTGGCCCTCATCCGGTTCGTCCTCGGCACGGTCGTCATCGTCCTCGGAGTCAGCGGCCAGGGACGACTTCCCACGCCCGGCGCGATCCTGGCCTGGATCGTGACCCTCGCCGCCGCGCTCGCGGTCACCTGGGCGATGGGCGTCCTCCTCGCCTGCCTCGCGTTCTGGGCGCCTCGTCTCCAGCTCGACGTCTTCTACGGCTCCGCATGGGAGCTCGGCCGCTATCCCACCGACATCTACCGCCGGCCCCTGCGCTTCGTCCTCACCTACGTGTTCCCGCTCGCCCTCATCGCCACCGTCCCCACCACCACGCTCCTCGGCGGACCACGCCTCGTGCTCCTGGTGCCCTGCGTGATCGGGGCCGCGATCGCCTGCTGCCTCGCCGTCGGGTGCTGGCGCCTCGGCCTCCGCCGCTACACCGGGGCGACGTCCTGA
- a CDS encoding MFS transporter, whose product MSTYGDVFRRTEFRNLWISSALGNAAATMTSLTLATLVHEQTGSALLSALIMFGPLLAQMLGATTLMSAADTASPRPILVLLALVTTASAVVQAAVDMPPMMRLLVTLAVAYCLSIGAGVRWGLLNDVLPHEDFVLGRSVMNLSVGAMQIVGFGVAGILLQVLQPTQVFWLAAVLSFAAVPVLRYGLSKRPPRRAAATSLRETWRGNRKLLAHRDTRLLVVALCVPNGLIVGCEALFVPYAGDAAGILFATGAAGMMFGDLAAGRLLGQRRRKRWNPAMRMLLAVPFLPFLLTLPVWLAAALVAIGSVGYAASLAQQEVLVSVTPPELRGQVLGLESALRMTTFGVCAVVAGAAADVANPGLIMTICAVASLTVSIVLLRPLSRVLAVAEPRPKALVETA is encoded by the coding sequence GTGAGCACTTACGGCGATGTCTTCCGGCGGACCGAGTTCCGCAACCTCTGGATCAGCAGCGCGCTCGGCAACGCGGCGGCGACGATGACGAGCCTGACCCTCGCCACGCTGGTGCACGAGCAGACCGGTTCCGCGCTGCTGAGCGCGCTGATCATGTTCGGCCCGTTGCTCGCGCAGATGCTCGGCGCGACGACCTTGATGTCCGCCGCCGACACCGCCAGCCCGCGGCCGATTCTGGTGTTGCTGGCCCTCGTCACGACCGCTTCGGCCGTGGTGCAAGCCGCGGTTGACATGCCGCCGATGATGCGGCTGCTGGTCACGCTCGCGGTCGCGTACTGCCTGTCGATCGGCGCGGGAGTTCGTTGGGGCTTGCTGAACGACGTGCTGCCGCACGAGGACTTCGTGCTCGGACGTTCGGTGATGAACCTCTCCGTCGGCGCCATGCAGATCGTCGGCTTCGGCGTCGCCGGGATCCTGTTGCAGGTACTGCAGCCGACGCAGGTGTTCTGGCTCGCCGCCGTGCTGTCGTTCGCCGCCGTTCCCGTCCTGCGGTACGGCCTCTCCAAGCGGCCGCCGAGGCGCGCCGCCGCGACGAGCCTGCGCGAGACGTGGCGCGGCAACCGGAAGCTGCTCGCGCACCGCGACACCCGCCTGCTCGTCGTCGCGCTCTGCGTGCCGAACGGGCTGATCGTCGGTTGCGAGGCGCTGTTCGTTCCGTACGCCGGCGACGCCGCGGGCATCCTGTTCGCGACAGGTGCGGCCGGGATGATGTTCGGCGACCTCGCCGCCGGTCGGCTGCTCGGCCAGCGCAGGCGCAAGCGGTGGAACCCGGCGATGCGGATGCTGCTCGCGGTGCCGTTTCTCCCGTTCCTGTTGACACTTCCGGTCTGGCTGGCCGCCGCGCTGGTGGCGATCGGGAGCGTGGGGTACGCGGCATCCCTTGCGCAGCAGGAGGTTCTCGTGAGCGTGACGCCGCCAGAACTGCGCGGCCAGGTCCTGGGACTCGAGTCCGCGCTTCGGATGACGACGTTCGGTGTCTGCGCGGTCGTCGCCGGTGCGGCCGCGGACGTCGCGAACCCCGGCCTGATCATGACGATCTGCGCGGTCGCCTCCCTCACGGTGTCGATCGTGTTGCTCCGCCCGCTGTCCCGCGTCTTGGCCGTCGCGGAGCCGCGCCCGAAGGCGCTGGTCGAAACTGCTTAG
- a CDS encoding sigma-70 family RNA polymerase sigma factor produces the protein MAFLSRKRDAAADEALIRSLYEEHGRAVLAYATRLTGDRAAAEDVVQETLVRAWKHPESLTNGKGSVRGWLLTVARNIITDRHRRRAARPQEVEGHENVPAVEADHADQVVDQVVVGDALEKLSPEHREVLTEIYYRGATVTEAAQALGVPPGTVKSRTYYALRVLRDRALAGRPVTAEEVAR, from the coding sequence ATGGCCTTCCTGAGCCGCAAGCGTGACGCGGCGGCCGACGAAGCGCTCATCAGGTCGCTCTACGAGGAGCACGGTCGAGCAGTGCTCGCGTACGCCACCCGCCTCACCGGCGATCGGGCAGCCGCCGAGGACGTCGTCCAGGAGACGCTCGTCCGGGCCTGGAAGCATCCCGAGTCGCTGACGAACGGCAAGGGTTCCGTACGCGGGTGGCTGCTGACCGTGGCCCGCAACATCATCACCGATCGCCACCGCCGGCGGGCGGCCCGCCCGCAGGAGGTGGAGGGTCACGAGAACGTCCCGGCGGTCGAAGCAGACCACGCCGACCAGGTGGTCGACCAGGTCGTCGTCGGAGACGCCCTCGAGAAGCTGTCACCAGAACATCGCGAAGTTCTCACCGAGATCTACTACCGCGGCGCCACCGTCACCGAGGCGGCCCAGGCGCTGGGCGTACCGCCAGGAACCGTGAAGTCCCGCACGTACTACGCCCTTCGGGTGCTCCGTGACAGAGCACTCGCGGGGCGTCCCGTCACCGCGGAGGAGGTGGCCAGATGA
- a CDS encoding anti-sigma factor family protein translates to MTQHDPEAIGAYVLGALDAEDVPALERHLATCPQCQGEYAAMQEGRMALHELPPEALLDGPPEGGDLLLQRTLRTVRTERGATVKRRTLAIALAAAAVVVIGVGGGAVVGRVTAPDKVITQPAPTPTPTPVPGTRQVEATDAATGASMDLTVVPAAGWVRITADVAGIPQGERCRIYVVARDGKRELVGSWLVSETGAAKGTVLSGQALIAPDQVAGVEVENYSGRKFVRANI, encoded by the coding sequence ATGACTCAGCACGACCCAGAGGCGATCGGGGCATATGTCCTCGGAGCGCTCGATGCGGAGGACGTTCCCGCGCTGGAGCGGCACCTGGCGACCTGCCCGCAGTGCCAGGGCGAGTACGCGGCCATGCAGGAGGGACGGATGGCGCTGCACGAGCTGCCGCCGGAGGCGCTCCTCGACGGTCCGCCGGAGGGCGGCGACCTGCTGCTGCAGCGGACGCTGCGGACCGTTCGGACCGAACGCGGCGCGACCGTGAAGCGGCGGACGCTGGCCATCGCGCTCGCGGCCGCCGCGGTGGTGGTCATCGGCGTCGGGGGAGGCGCCGTGGTGGGACGGGTCACCGCGCCGGACAAGGTGATCACGCAGCCGGCACCGACACCGACACCGACACCGGTGCCGGGGACGAGGCAGGTCGAGGCCACCGACGCCGCGACGGGCGCGAGCATGGACCTGACGGTCGTGCCCGCTGCCGGCTGGGTGCGCATCACCGCGGACGTCGCCGGCATCCCGCAGGGCGAACGGTGCCGGATCTACGTCGTCGCCCGCGACGGCAAGCGCGAGCTGGTGGGCAGCTGGCTCGTCTCCGAGACCGGCGCCGCCAAGGGCACCGTGCTCTCCGGCCAGGCGCTCATCGCGCCCGACCAGGTCGCCGGCGTCGAGGTCGAGAACTACTCGGGCCGGAAGTTCGTCCGCGCCAACATCTAG
- a CDS encoding DNA gyrase/topoisomerase IV subunit A produces the protein MPRRTKTAELPEDFEEQIVDTDVGEEMRKSFLEYAYSVIYARALPDARDGLKPVQRRILYTMSDMGLRPDRAHVKSARVVGEVMGKLHPHGDGAIYDALVRMVQHWVMRVPYIDGHGNFGSPDDGPAAMRYSECRLAPPALAMVGSLEENTVDWKPNYDAKESEPVVLPAAIPNLLVNGAAGIAVGMATNMAPHNLIEVVQALRHLIKRPDATLDDLMRFIPGPDLPTGGKIVGLDGIRDAYETGRGAFKMRATTRIDAVTPRRKGIVVTELPYNVGPERVIERIKTLVQSKKLQGIADLKDLTDRERGMQLVIEIKNGFHPEALLEQLFKVTPMEESFNINNVALVDGQPRTLGLKELLEVYLGHRYDVVRRRTEFRLTKASDRLHLVDGLLIAIIDIDEVIQIVRSSDDASIAKERLMGVFDLSDVQAQYILDMQLRRLTKFSRIELEKEKDELQRTIDELRGILADENLLKGIVSDELADVAKAYGTPRKTILLESAGQVVKSAVPLEVADDPCWVLLSSTGLLARTTDAEPLGVEGERAKHDVVLSAVRGTARGQVGVVTSQGRLIRLGVLDMPALPPTANAPNLQGGAPISEFVSLESGERPLCLTTLEPDSPGLAVGTAQGVVKRVVPDHLSNRDSWEIIGLKDGDTVVGATELRTGEEDLVFITNDGQLLRFSASAVRPQGRTAGGMAGIRLTGKALVVFFGAVDGGRDGVVVTVAGSDSALPGTDAGSVKVAPYAEYPPKGRATGGVRCHRFLRGEDLLQLAWAGPAPAKAAAASGAAVELPEPTGKRDGSGVPASQPIAAVSGPLDLA, from the coding sequence ATGCCGCGCCGAACCAAGACCGCCGAGCTCCCCGAGGACTTCGAGGAGCAGATCGTCGACACCGACGTCGGCGAGGAGATGCGCAAGAGCTTCCTCGAGTACGCGTACTCGGTGATCTATGCCCGCGCGCTGCCGGACGCGCGGGACGGGCTCAAGCCGGTCCAGCGGCGCATCCTCTACACGATGTCCGACATGGGGCTGCGCCCCGATCGTGCGCATGTGAAGAGCGCGCGGGTCGTCGGTGAGGTCATGGGTAAGTTGCACCCGCACGGCGACGGCGCGATCTACGACGCGCTGGTGCGGATGGTGCAGCACTGGGTGATGCGCGTTCCGTACATCGACGGCCACGGCAACTTCGGATCGCCGGACGACGGCCCGGCCGCGATGCGGTACTCCGAGTGCCGGCTGGCGCCGCCGGCACTCGCGATGGTCGGCTCCCTCGAAGAGAACACCGTCGACTGGAAGCCCAACTACGACGCGAAGGAGAGCGAGCCGGTCGTCCTGCCGGCCGCGATCCCCAACCTACTGGTGAACGGCGCCGCGGGCATCGCGGTCGGCATGGCCACGAACATGGCGCCGCACAACCTGATCGAGGTCGTGCAGGCCCTGCGGCACCTGATCAAGCGGCCGGACGCGACGCTCGACGACCTGATGCGCTTCATCCCCGGCCCCGACCTGCCGACCGGCGGCAAGATCGTCGGGCTGGACGGGATCCGCGACGCGTACGAGACCGGGCGGGGCGCGTTCAAGATGCGCGCGACCACGCGGATCGACGCGGTCACTCCACGTCGCAAGGGCATCGTGGTCACCGAGCTGCCCTATAACGTCGGCCCGGAACGTGTCATCGAACGGATCAAGACGCTCGTCCAGAGCAAGAAGCTGCAGGGCATCGCCGACCTCAAGGACCTCACCGACCGCGAGCGCGGCATGCAACTGGTCATCGAGATCAAGAACGGCTTCCACCCTGAGGCATTGCTCGAACAGCTCTTCAAGGTCACGCCAATGGAAGAGTCGTTCAACATCAACAACGTCGCTCTCGTGGACGGGCAGCCGCGGACGCTCGGGTTGAAGGAACTGCTCGAGGTCTATCTCGGGCACCGGTACGACGTCGTGCGGCGGCGGACCGAGTTCCGGCTCACCAAGGCCTCCGACCGGCTGCATCTCGTCGACGGCCTGTTGATCGCGATCATCGACATCGACGAGGTCATCCAGATCGTCCGTTCCAGCGACGACGCGTCGATCGCGAAGGAACGCCTGATGGGCGTCTTCGACCTGTCCGACGTGCAGGCGCAGTACATCCTGGACATGCAGCTGCGGCGGCTGACGAAGTTCTCCCGGATCGAGCTGGAGAAGGAGAAGGACGAGCTGCAGCGGACGATCGACGAGCTGCGCGGCATCCTCGCCGACGAGAACCTTCTCAAGGGCATCGTGTCCGACGAGCTCGCCGACGTGGCGAAGGCGTACGGCACGCCCCGCAAGACGATTCTGCTCGAGTCCGCCGGCCAGGTGGTGAAGAGCGCGGTGCCGCTCGAGGTCGCGGACGACCCGTGCTGGGTGCTGCTGTCGTCGACCGGGCTGCTGGCGCGGACGACCGACGCGGAGCCGTTGGGCGTCGAGGGCGAGCGGGCGAAGCACGACGTCGTGCTGTCGGCCGTACGCGGGACCGCGCGCGGTCAGGTCGGTGTCGTGACCAGCCAGGGTCGGCTGATTCGCCTTGGTGTGTTGGACATGCCGGCGTTGCCGCCGACCGCGAACGCGCCCAACCTGCAGGGCGGCGCGCCGATCTCGGAGTTCGTGTCGCTGGAGAGCGGCGAACGTCCGTTGTGCCTCACCACCCTCGAGCCGGACTCCCCCGGCCTCGCGGTGGGCACGGCGCAGGGCGTGGTGAAGCGGGTCGTGCCGGACCACCTGTCCAACCGCGACTCGTGGGAGATCATCGGGCTCAAGGACGGCGACACGGTGGTCGGCGCGACGGAGCTGCGGACCGGCGAGGAAGACCTCGTGTTCATCACTAACGACGGGCAGCTGCTGCGGTTCTCGGCGTCGGCGGTGCGGCCGCAGGGTCGAACGGCCGGCGGCATGGCGGGGATTCGCCTTACTGGCAAGGCACTCGTGGTGTTCTTCGGTGCCGTCGACGGCGGACGGGACGGGGTCGTGGTGACCGTCGCTGGGTCGGACTCGGCGCTGCCGGGGACGGACGCGGGCTCGGTCAAGGTGGCCCCGTACGCGGAGTATCCGCCGAAGGGCCGCGCCACCGGTGGCGTACGGTGCCACCGCTTCCTGCGCGGCGAGGACCTGCTGCAGCTCGCCTGGGCCGGCCCCGCGCCAGCCAAGGCCGCGGCGGCAAGTGGCGCGGCGGTGGAGCTGCCCGAGCCGACTGGCAAGCGGGACGGCTCCGGCGTACCCGCCAGCCAACCGATCGCGGCCGTGTCCGGCCCGCTCGACCTCGCCTGA
- a CDS encoding YidC/Oxa1 family membrane protein insertase → MLTFLDPAVDVASRVVAAVGDVLHPILGDASTAGAIVLVTIAVRLLLLPLSYRAARATKARLAMRPRELELRKQFKSSPARLKKELNDLRQHHQTSQFAGFLPLLAQAPIFMVMYRLFLTPTVNGQANLLLTHTLLGVPLGDRWLADLATGLLPPDLLVFGALFVLLAAVAWWSSKQAKQAMALTPTAMPDNVSPELARSMQGMMGTLSRLAPFGTVVAAAFVPLAAALYLLTTTAWSVAERHVFGTYRAPVLAR, encoded by the coding sequence GTGCTCACCTTCCTCGACCCTGCCGTCGATGTCGCCTCCCGTGTGGTCGCGGCCGTCGGCGATGTGCTGCACCCCATCCTCGGCGACGCCTCGACCGCCGGCGCGATCGTGCTGGTCACGATTGCCGTACGACTTCTCCTCCTCCCCCTCAGCTACCGCGCGGCGCGCGCCACCAAGGCTCGCCTGGCGATGCGACCGAGAGAGCTCGAGCTCCGCAAGCAGTTCAAGAGCTCCCCCGCGAGGCTGAAGAAGGAGCTGAACGACCTCCGCCAGCACCACCAGACCTCGCAGTTCGCCGGCTTCCTCCCCCTGCTCGCGCAGGCGCCGATCTTCATGGTGATGTACCGGCTCTTCCTCACCCCGACCGTGAACGGGCAGGCCAACCTGCTGCTCACCCACACCCTGCTCGGCGTCCCGCTCGGCGACAGGTGGCTCGCCGACCTCGCGACCGGACTGCTGCCGCCCGACCTGCTCGTGTTCGGCGCGCTGTTCGTCCTACTCGCGGCGGTCGCGTGGTGGTCGTCGAAGCAGGCCAAGCAGGCCATGGCGCTCACCCCGACCGCGATGCCCGACAACGTGTCGCCGGAGCTGGCGCGGTCCATGCAGGGCATGATGGGGACGTTGTCCCGGCTGGCTCCGTTCGGCACGGTCGTGGCCGCCGCGTTCGTTCCGCTCGCCGCCGCGCTCTATCTGCTGACGACCACCGCGTGGTCGGTCGCCGAGCGGCACGTGTTCGGGACATATCGGGCACCCGTACTCGCCCGATGA
- a CDS encoding DUF6412 domain-containing protein: MLELLATPTGLLALSAAVLVGVLVLGAVRGAARATVVVSRTQRVVTLDRRHIESTVLVPQTDPDAAGRPRPRAPSGRSCF; encoded by the coding sequence GTGCTCGAGCTGTTGGCCACTCCGACCGGCCTGCTCGCCCTCTCGGCGGCGGTCCTGGTCGGCGTGCTCGTACTCGGCGCCGTCCGCGGCGCAGCGCGGGCCACCGTAGTCGTCAGCCGCACCCAACGAGTCGTCACGCTCGACCGTCGCCACATCGAGTCGACCGTGCTCGTTCCGCAGACCGATCCCGACGCCGCCGGAAGGCCGCGTCCGAGAGCACCGTCCGGGCGTTCCTGCTTCTGA
- a CDS encoding LacI family DNA-binding transcriptional regulator, which translates to MVKRDEVARRAGVSAAVVSYVMNNGPRPVADATRQRVLAAVEELGYRPNGVARALRSRRTWSIGLVVPDNSNPFFAQLAHAIEDETFARGYSLLVGNASGDAARVESYLRTFQDRQVDGLIVVTNGPTEDLARTYEGRVPLVIVVDQPVRGLAASTVKVDNKEGARLATEHLVSHGFTRIACIAGPRDSAPGRERYEGWQTALRAAGLAAPDSLVRWAEFSLRGGAEAVRELLDSSPAPEAVFAATDLQAIGALRGTADAGVSVPDGLAIVGFDGIAEAEYTVPRLATVRQPVGLMGRRAVELLFRENGGDQVHEVFPLTLVSRGTCGCPER; encoded by the coding sequence GTGGTCAAGCGGGACGAGGTGGCACGGCGCGCGGGGGTGTCGGCCGCGGTGGTCAGCTACGTGATGAACAACGGGCCACGCCCGGTCGCGGACGCCACCCGGCAGCGCGTGCTGGCCGCGGTGGAGGAGCTCGGCTACCGCCCGAACGGTGTCGCCCGGGCCCTGCGGTCCCGGCGTACGTGGTCGATCGGCCTGGTCGTGCCGGACAACTCCAACCCGTTCTTCGCCCAGCTCGCGCACGCGATCGAGGACGAGACGTTCGCCCGCGGGTACTCGCTTCTGGTCGGCAACGCGTCCGGCGACGCGGCGCGGGTGGAGAGCTACCTACGAACGTTCCAGGACCGGCAGGTCGATGGTCTGATCGTGGTGACGAACGGACCGACGGAAGACCTGGCGCGCACCTACGAAGGTCGGGTGCCGCTGGTGATCGTCGTGGATCAACCGGTCCGCGGACTAGCCGCTTCGACGGTGAAGGTGGACAACAAGGAGGGGGCACGGCTCGCGACCGAGCACCTTGTGTCGCATGGCTTCACCCGAATTGCCTGCATCGCCGGTCCGCGCGACAGTGCGCCCGGCAGGGAGCGGTACGAAGGGTGGCAGACGGCCCTGCGCGCTGCCGGGTTGGCGGCACCGGACTCGCTGGTGCGCTGGGCGGAGTTCAGCCTGCGCGGTGGTGCCGAGGCTGTGCGGGAGCTGCTGGATTCTTCGCCTGCTCCGGAGGCGGTCTTCGCGGCCACCGACCTGCAGGCGATCGGTGCGCTGCGCGGGACCGCGGATGCGGGCGTCTCCGTACCCGACGGGCTCGCCATCGTCGGCTTCGACGGAATCGCGGAGGCCGAGTACACCGTGCCGAGGCTCGCGACCGTGCGCCAGCCGGTGGGGCTGATGGGGCGACGGGCGGTCGAGTTGCTGTTCCGGGAGAACGGAGGCGACCAGGTGCACGAGGTGTTCCCGCTCACGCTGGTGTCCCGTGGGACCTGCGGCTGCCCCGAACGTTAG